One region of Solea senegalensis isolate Sse05_10M linkage group LG14, IFAPA_SoseM_1, whole genome shotgun sequence genomic DNA includes:
- the bmb gene encoding protein brambleberry isoform X1, whose translation MGHLLVHNHLQALLLMFMLASQCPTVSGLFEWLKQTPVVPASPAAAAEAEALAPALLAKDAHFEMATADEKFLAEAKQMELSPLDSCHHRVVAQLRASCESLSEEQLAKLGVALFNCQAQSEGRHMYPCTDAMSIKECTADMDSDTWNAYHIVSNRARAVCYGARQQLFRRRAEHTVNALISTATSQLDAMKDLKEGQLELKELTSASLEKLLEGHVALQDQQGQLSEGQGQLESSLKDNLKRLGQEKALIASGQEMVAQLIQGITKKMENVSENLQIQGSEVQSSHKAIVKDLTDVRHHAHDIYQKIDHSMSEFLQYQDQTSQYYIDLMDKLERMNSTLGVMLRYIDNMQSRIEGRLHMIQGYLGWAGLSLAAMWTCIAHAGYLVLGAVLLTFLRCPCFSRATLLLTVPLNAVADINQQPALDLVSLSLLLLSLSLGADLGNASKANKVSPFPCHVFGDSLCVCVCVCLLYSGHWFVSQLWSSLRVREKPAVLLPLAPCTIVKPQKQPVSSCSSYPASSTPQKYEKHGFTEHDDWLNQDSVISGDFGLSASSPTCRKLMPESRFMPIIDTPSYSTPRLLPRPLFSAESVDIPPRNLGGVLDAVNDDSRDLVNDSRGASPSPSLTTNSSVSGRQLCNGITKTGKACKKRAVLGHEYCRVHEGGLTSYVHS comes from the exons ATGGGTCATCTCCTAGTACACAACCACCTCCAGGCTCTCCTGCTGATGTTCATGTTGGCCTCTCAGTGTCCAACAGTCAGTGGGCTGTTTGAGTGGTTGAAGCAGACACCGGTTGTTCCAgcttcaccagcagcagcagcagaagcagaagcactGGCTCCAGCACTTCTTGCAAAGGATGCTCACTTTGAAATGGCCACTGCAGACGAGAAGTTTTTGGCTGAGGCGAAGCAGATGGAGCTCAGCCCGTTGGACAGCTGTCACCACCgg GTGGTGGCTCAACTGAGGGCGAGCTGTGAAAGTCTCTCAGAAGAGCAGCTTGCAAAGCTCGGCGTGGCACTGTTTAACTGCCAGGCCCAAAGTGAGGGGCGTCACATGTATCCATGCACAGACGCAATG TCGATAAAGGAGTGCACCGCAGACATGGACTCGGACACATGGAACGCTTACCACATAGTGAGTAACCGAGCCCGCGCCGTCTGCTACGGCGCTCGCCAGCAGCTCTTTCGCCGCAGAGCGGAACACACCGTCAACGCGCTCATCTCCACAGCCACCAGCCAGCTCGATGCAATGAAGGACCTGAAG GAAGGTCAGCTGGAGTTAAAGGAACTGACTTCGGCCTCGTTGGAGAAGCTGCTGGAGGGACACGTTGCTCTGCAGGACCAGCAGGGACAATTATCTGAAGGCCAGGGGCAACTGGAGAGTTCCCTGAAGGACAACCTGAAGCGCCTGGGTCAGGAGAAGGCCCTTATTGCCTCTGGACAGGAGATGGTAGCCCAGCTCATCCAGGGCATTACCAAGAAAATGG AGAACGTGAGTGAGAACTTGCAGATTCAGGGCTCGGAGGTCCAGAGCAGCCACAAGGCGATTGTGAAGGACCTCACAGATGTCAGACACCACGCCCACGACATCTACCAGAAAATTG ACCACAGCATGTCAGAGTTTCTTCAGTACCAGGACCAGACGTCGCAGTACTACATCGACCTGATGGACAAACTGGAGCGCATGAACAGCACGCTGGGAGTCATGCTGCGCTACATCGACAACATGCAGAGTCGTATCGAGGGAAGACTTCACATGATCCAGGGCTACCTGGGCTGGgcag GTCTAAGCCTGGCAGCCATGTGGACGTGCATTGCACATGCAGGCTATCTCGTGCTGGGTGCCGTTCTGCTGACTTTTCTGCGATGTCCGTGTTTCTCGCGGGCGACGCTGCTGCTCACTGTGCCTCTGAATGCAGTGGCCGACATCAACCAGCAGCCGGCACTGGATCTCGTCAGcctcagcctgctgctgctctccctgTCTCTGGGTGCTGACCTTGGAAATGCTAGCAAGGCAAATAAGGTGTCCCCATTTCCATGTCATGTATTTggtgactctctctgtgtgtgtgtgtgtgtgtgtttgctgtacTCAGGTCACTGGTTTGTGAGTCAGTTGTGGTCGAGCCTCCGCGTCAGAGAGAAGCCAGCCGTCCTGCTGCCGCTGGCCCCGTGTACGATTGTGAAACCACAGAAGCAGCCAGTCTCATCCTGCAGCTCATATCCAGCCTCTTCAACCCCACAGAA ATATGAAAAGCACGGCTTCACAGAGCATGATGACTGGCTGAACCAGGACAGCGTCATATCAG gtgactTCGGCTTATCGGCCTCGTCTCCCACCTGCAGGAAGCTGATGCCAGAGTCCAGGTTTATGCCAATAATTGACACGCCAAGTTACTCCACTCCAAGACTCCTACCGCGGCCCCTTTTCTCAGCG GAATCGGTTGATATACCTCCAAGGAACCTGGGAGGAGTCCTTGATGCAGTGAACGACGACTCCCGTGATCTAGTGAACGACTCGCGCGGAGCAAGTCCTTCCCCGTCTCTGACCACCAACAG CTCTGTGTCGGGCCGTCAGCTGTGCAATGGAATCACAAAAACAGGGAAGGCGTGTAAGAAGAGAGCAGTGCTGGGACACGAGTACTGCAGGGTTCATGAGGGCGGTCTCACCTCGTACGTTCACTCCTGA
- the bmb gene encoding protein brambleberry isoform X2, whose translation MGHLLVHNHLQALLLMFMLASQCPTVSGLFEWLKQTPVVPASPAAAAEAEALAPALLAKDAHFEMATADEKFLAEAKQMELSPLDSCHHRVVAQLRASCESLSEEQLAKLGVALFNCQAQSEGRHMYPCTDAMSIKECTADMDSDTWNAYHIVSNRARAVCYGARQQLFRRRAEHTVNALISTATSQLDAMKDLKEGQLELKELTSASLEKLLEGHVALQDQQGQLSEGQGQLESSLKDNLKRLGQEKALIASGQEMVAQLIQGITKKMENVSENLQIQGSEVQSSHKAIVKDLTDVRHHAHDIYQKIDHSMSEFLQYQDQTSQYYIDLMDKLERMNSTLGVMLRYIDNMQSRIEGRLHMIQGYLGWAGLSLAAMWTCIAHAGYLVLGAVLLTFLRCPCFSRATLLLTVPLNAVADINQQPALDLVSLSLLLLSLSLGHWFVSQLWSSLRVREKPAVLLPLAPCTIVKPQKQPVSSCSSYPASSTPQKYEKHGFTEHDDWLNQDSVISGDFGLSASSPTCRKLMPESRFMPIIDTPSYSTPRLLPRPLFSAESVDIPPRNLGGVLDAVNDDSRDLVNDSRGASPSPSLTTNSSVSGRQLCNGITKTGKACKKRAVLGHEYCRVHEGGLTSYVHS comes from the exons ATGGGTCATCTCCTAGTACACAACCACCTCCAGGCTCTCCTGCTGATGTTCATGTTGGCCTCTCAGTGTCCAACAGTCAGTGGGCTGTTTGAGTGGTTGAAGCAGACACCGGTTGTTCCAgcttcaccagcagcagcagcagaagcagaagcactGGCTCCAGCACTTCTTGCAAAGGATGCTCACTTTGAAATGGCCACTGCAGACGAGAAGTTTTTGGCTGAGGCGAAGCAGATGGAGCTCAGCCCGTTGGACAGCTGTCACCACCgg GTGGTGGCTCAACTGAGGGCGAGCTGTGAAAGTCTCTCAGAAGAGCAGCTTGCAAAGCTCGGCGTGGCACTGTTTAACTGCCAGGCCCAAAGTGAGGGGCGTCACATGTATCCATGCACAGACGCAATG TCGATAAAGGAGTGCACCGCAGACATGGACTCGGACACATGGAACGCTTACCACATAGTGAGTAACCGAGCCCGCGCCGTCTGCTACGGCGCTCGCCAGCAGCTCTTTCGCCGCAGAGCGGAACACACCGTCAACGCGCTCATCTCCACAGCCACCAGCCAGCTCGATGCAATGAAGGACCTGAAG GAAGGTCAGCTGGAGTTAAAGGAACTGACTTCGGCCTCGTTGGAGAAGCTGCTGGAGGGACACGTTGCTCTGCAGGACCAGCAGGGACAATTATCTGAAGGCCAGGGGCAACTGGAGAGTTCCCTGAAGGACAACCTGAAGCGCCTGGGTCAGGAGAAGGCCCTTATTGCCTCTGGACAGGAGATGGTAGCCCAGCTCATCCAGGGCATTACCAAGAAAATGG AGAACGTGAGTGAGAACTTGCAGATTCAGGGCTCGGAGGTCCAGAGCAGCCACAAGGCGATTGTGAAGGACCTCACAGATGTCAGACACCACGCCCACGACATCTACCAGAAAATTG ACCACAGCATGTCAGAGTTTCTTCAGTACCAGGACCAGACGTCGCAGTACTACATCGACCTGATGGACAAACTGGAGCGCATGAACAGCACGCTGGGAGTCATGCTGCGCTACATCGACAACATGCAGAGTCGTATCGAGGGAAGACTTCACATGATCCAGGGCTACCTGGGCTGGgcag GTCTAAGCCTGGCAGCCATGTGGACGTGCATTGCACATGCAGGCTATCTCGTGCTGGGTGCCGTTCTGCTGACTTTTCTGCGATGTCCGTGTTTCTCGCGGGCGACGCTGCTGCTCACTGTGCCTCTGAATGCAGTGGCCGACATCAACCAGCAGCCGGCACTGGATCTCGTCAGcctcagcctgctgctgctctccctgTCTCTGG GTCACTGGTTTGTGAGTCAGTTGTGGTCGAGCCTCCGCGTCAGAGAGAAGCCAGCCGTCCTGCTGCCGCTGGCCCCGTGTACGATTGTGAAACCACAGAAGCAGCCAGTCTCATCCTGCAGCTCATATCCAGCCTCTTCAACCCCACAGAA ATATGAAAAGCACGGCTTCACAGAGCATGATGACTGGCTGAACCAGGACAGCGTCATATCAG gtgactTCGGCTTATCGGCCTCGTCTCCCACCTGCAGGAAGCTGATGCCAGAGTCCAGGTTTATGCCAATAATTGACACGCCAAGTTACTCCACTCCAAGACTCCTACCGCGGCCCCTTTTCTCAGCG GAATCGGTTGATATACCTCCAAGGAACCTGGGAGGAGTCCTTGATGCAGTGAACGACGACTCCCGTGATCTAGTGAACGACTCGCGCGGAGCAAGTCCTTCCCCGTCTCTGACCACCAACAG CTCTGTGTCGGGCCGTCAGCTGTGCAATGGAATCACAAAAACAGGGAAGGCGTGTAAGAAGAGAGCAGTGCTGGGACACGAGTACTGCAGGGTTCATGAGGGCGGTCTCACCTCGTACGTTCACTCCTGA
- the bmb gene encoding protein brambleberry isoform X3: MGHLLVHNHLQALLLMFMLASQCPTVSGLFEWLKQTPVVPASPAAAAEAEALAPALLAKDAHFEMATADEKFLAEAKQMELSPLDSCHHRVVAQLRASCESLSEEQLAKLGVALFNCQAQSEGRHMYPCTDAMSIKECTADMDSDTWNAYHIVSNRARAVCYGARQQLFRRRAEHTVNALISTATSQLDAMKDLKEGQLELKELTSASLEKLLEGHVALQDQQGQLSEGQGQLESSLKDNLKRLGQEKALIASGQEMVAQLIQGITKKMENVSENLQIQGSEVQSSHKAIVKDLTDVRHHAHDIYQKIDHSMSEFLQYQDQTSQYYIDLMDKLERMNSTLGVMLRYIDNMQSRIEGRLHMIQGYLGWAGLSLAAMWTCIAHAGYLVLGAVLLTFLRCPCFSRATLLLTVPLNAVADINQQPALDLVSLSLLLLSLSLGADLGNASKANKVSPFPCHVFGDSLCVCVCVCLLYSGHWFVSQLWSSLRVREKPAVLLPLAPCTIVKPQKQPVSSCSSYPASSTPQK; this comes from the exons ATGGGTCATCTCCTAGTACACAACCACCTCCAGGCTCTCCTGCTGATGTTCATGTTGGCCTCTCAGTGTCCAACAGTCAGTGGGCTGTTTGAGTGGTTGAAGCAGACACCGGTTGTTCCAgcttcaccagcagcagcagcagaagcagaagcactGGCTCCAGCACTTCTTGCAAAGGATGCTCACTTTGAAATGGCCACTGCAGACGAGAAGTTTTTGGCTGAGGCGAAGCAGATGGAGCTCAGCCCGTTGGACAGCTGTCACCACCgg GTGGTGGCTCAACTGAGGGCGAGCTGTGAAAGTCTCTCAGAAGAGCAGCTTGCAAAGCTCGGCGTGGCACTGTTTAACTGCCAGGCCCAAAGTGAGGGGCGTCACATGTATCCATGCACAGACGCAATG TCGATAAAGGAGTGCACCGCAGACATGGACTCGGACACATGGAACGCTTACCACATAGTGAGTAACCGAGCCCGCGCCGTCTGCTACGGCGCTCGCCAGCAGCTCTTTCGCCGCAGAGCGGAACACACCGTCAACGCGCTCATCTCCACAGCCACCAGCCAGCTCGATGCAATGAAGGACCTGAAG GAAGGTCAGCTGGAGTTAAAGGAACTGACTTCGGCCTCGTTGGAGAAGCTGCTGGAGGGACACGTTGCTCTGCAGGACCAGCAGGGACAATTATCTGAAGGCCAGGGGCAACTGGAGAGTTCCCTGAAGGACAACCTGAAGCGCCTGGGTCAGGAGAAGGCCCTTATTGCCTCTGGACAGGAGATGGTAGCCCAGCTCATCCAGGGCATTACCAAGAAAATGG AGAACGTGAGTGAGAACTTGCAGATTCAGGGCTCGGAGGTCCAGAGCAGCCACAAGGCGATTGTGAAGGACCTCACAGATGTCAGACACCACGCCCACGACATCTACCAGAAAATTG ACCACAGCATGTCAGAGTTTCTTCAGTACCAGGACCAGACGTCGCAGTACTACATCGACCTGATGGACAAACTGGAGCGCATGAACAGCACGCTGGGAGTCATGCTGCGCTACATCGACAACATGCAGAGTCGTATCGAGGGAAGACTTCACATGATCCAGGGCTACCTGGGCTGGgcag GTCTAAGCCTGGCAGCCATGTGGACGTGCATTGCACATGCAGGCTATCTCGTGCTGGGTGCCGTTCTGCTGACTTTTCTGCGATGTCCGTGTTTCTCGCGGGCGACGCTGCTGCTCACTGTGCCTCTGAATGCAGTGGCCGACATCAACCAGCAGCCGGCACTGGATCTCGTCAGcctcagcctgctgctgctctccctgTCTCTGGGTGCTGACCTTGGAAATGCTAGCAAGGCAAATAAGGTGTCCCCATTTCCATGTCATGTATTTggtgactctctctgtgtgtgtgtgtgtgtgtgtttgctgtacTCAGGTCACTGGTTTGTGAGTCAGTTGTGGTCGAGCCTCCGCGTCAGAGAGAAGCCAGCCGTCCTGCTGCCGCTGGCCCCGTGTACGATTGTGAAACCACAGAAGCAGCCAGTCTCATCCTGCAGCTCATATCCAGCCTCTTCAACCCCACAGAA gtga